In Rhododendron vialii isolate Sample 1 chromosome 9a, ASM3025357v1, the following are encoded in one genomic region:
- the LOC131301545 gene encoding AIG2-like protein D produces the protein MGSSSMSTGQRLHNVFVYGSLLADEVVTVLLKRVPDSSPAILHDFHRFSIKGRIYPAILPVENKKVTGRVLSGITDPELDVLDTFEDVEYERRTIEVSLMDSSQKLTAYAYVWANINDPNLYGDWHFEEWRLAHMKDFINMTTGFMEELELPESKPRVETYETFFQQGGDTTPMS, from the exons atgggatcgTCCTCAATGTCAACGGGGCAGAGGCTTCACAACGTCTTCGTGTACGGAAGTCTGTTGGCTGATGAGGTTGTTACGGTTTTACTGAAGCGCGTGCCTGACTCTTCTCCCGCCATCCTACATGActt CCATAGGTTTAGCATCAAAGGACGCATTTATCCTGCTATTCTGCCAGTTGAGAATAAGAAAGTCACTGGGAGG GTATTATCTGGTATCACAGATCCTGAATTAGATGTATTGGACACTTTTGAGGATGTTGAGTATGAGAGGCGCACTATTGAGGTTTCTCTAATG gatagTTCTCAAAAGTTAACTGCCTATGCTTATGTTTGGGCAAACATTAACGATCCAAACTTATATGGAGATTGGCATTTTGAG GAATGGAGGCTCGCACACATGAAAGACTTCATCAACATGACGACGGGGTTTATGGAAGAACTGGAGCTACCGGAATCAAAACCAAGAGTCGAAACTTACGAAACTTTCTTCCAGCAGGGTGGTGACACTACCCCCATGTCTTGA
- the LOC131301546 gene encoding gamma-glutamylcyclotransferase 2-1-like — MVFWVFGYGSLIWNPGFEYDEKVIGFIKDYKRCFDVACIDHRGTPENPARTCSLEQNEGAICWGAAYCVRGGPHKERAAMEYLEKRECEYDQKASVDFYKEGETTQPAVSGVIVFTSTPERETNKYYLGPAPVEDMARQIATAFGPCGNNREYIFMLEKAMYDIGHEDDFVIELANEVRKVLGIFVAIPTGKKKKKVLPSSHSPRKSQIQPLPLHRSSEAVAMDS; from the exons ATGGTGTTCTGGGTTTTTGGATATGGTTCCTTGATTTGGAACCCTGGGTTCGAATATGATGAGAAAGTGATAGGCTTCATCAAGGATTACAAGCGTTGTTTTGATGTTG CTTGCATAGATCATAGGGGTACACCTGAAAACCCTGCAAGAACATGTTCCTTGGAACAAAATGAAGGAGCCATTTGT TGGGGTGCTGCTTACTGTGTACGAGGAGGTCCACACAAGGAAAGGGCGGCAATGGAA TACCTGGAGAAGAGAGAATGCGAGTATGATCAAAAGGCTTCTGTGGACTTTTATAAG GAAGGTGAAACTACACAACCTGCTGTAAGTGGGGTCATAGT TTTTACATCCACTCCAGAGCGAGAAACAAATAAATATTACCTTGGCCCTGCCCCAGTGGAGGATATGGCTAG ACAAATTGCAACTGCTTTTGGCCCGTGTGGAAACAACAGAGAATATATCTTCATGTTGGAAAAGGCTATGTATGATATCG GTCATGAAGATGATTTCGTAATAGAGCTGGCAAATGAAGTGAGGAAGGTCCTTGGAATTTTTGTAGCGATACCCAcgggaaagaagaagaagaaggttttGCCATCATCCCACAGCCCTCGCAAGTCCCAAATCCAACCTCTTCCGCTACATAGATCCTCTGAAGCCGTTGCGATGGACTCCTAA